Proteins encoded together in one Acidobacteriota bacterium window:
- a CDS encoding O-antigen ligase family protein gives MSGRSSQRVDPSLRFLQWGLCAVVVLAPLPFGSVIPAGRLALELAAYALLVVWGLRGRSLTQAAPGRVQIVGLFLLLGLATLQIVSVGSTIVGWIAPRTASVRVAAQPPAEIAMAETKALGVDALQTTQPTTLSMDPAATASALRTGGAYAALWCVALTVGATLGFRRIALAFLLSAAAQSVYGIVVLASGIDRIWNVPKRAYLDAATGTFVNKNHFAGYLTIALTCAVGWFLRDLLKRRRRGPGISGFLGRGGSRHLWYGLLVALGGCGLMLSMSRAGIAVTLPALTWVVWRAYRESGRRRIWIGVVAFLLVVGFVFVPLGSARLIDRYAESDEIFAHDGGRLQVWSDSLTMAGELPWTGSGFGTFATAFPLFRSPEVRLFYIHAHNDYVQALAEGGLLGLLGFLLFLGPLFLAAYDGLSGRHGLLACGAAAGVLAAAAHAIVDFNFHIPANAAAVAVVAGALQGLRCKNRS, from the coding sequence GTGAGCGGCCGATCGTCCCAGCGTGTCGATCCTTCGTTGCGGTTTCTCCAGTGGGGCCTGTGCGCCGTGGTGGTCCTGGCTCCACTCCCCTTCGGTAGCGTCATCCCTGCCGGTCGGCTCGCACTGGAATTGGCGGCCTATGCGTTACTCGTTGTCTGGGGTTTGCGGGGTCGGAGCCTGACCCAAGCGGCACCGGGTCGCGTGCAGATCGTCGGCCTGTTTCTGCTACTCGGTCTCGCCACGCTTCAGATCGTCTCGGTCGGGAGTACGATCGTCGGGTGGATCGCACCACGGACGGCGTCGGTTCGGGTGGCGGCTCAACCTCCGGCCGAGATAGCCATGGCCGAGACGAAGGCGCTCGGTGTCGATGCCCTCCAGACGACTCAACCCACAACGCTGTCCATGGATCCGGCCGCGACCGCGTCGGCATTGCGGACCGGTGGCGCGTATGCAGCGCTCTGGTGTGTCGCCTTGACCGTGGGAGCCACGTTGGGGTTTCGCCGCATCGCCCTGGCATTCCTGCTCTCCGCCGCCGCGCAGAGTGTGTATGGAATTGTGGTGCTTGCTTCGGGGATCGATCGGATCTGGAACGTCCCGAAGCGGGCTTACCTCGACGCCGCAACCGGTACCTTCGTCAACAAGAATCACTTCGCCGGCTACCTCACGATCGCACTCACCTGCGCCGTCGGTTGGTTCTTGCGCGACCTCCTGAAACGTCGTCGACGGGGGCCCGGGATCAGCGGCTTCCTCGGGCGAGGCGGAAGCCGACACCTCTGGTATGGACTGCTGGTGGCACTCGGGGGTTGCGGTCTGATGCTGTCGATGTCGCGAGCGGGCATCGCGGTGACGCTTCCGGCGTTGACCTGGGTGGTGTGGCGGGCGTATCGAGAGAGCGGCAGGCGTCGAATCTGGATCGGGGTCGTGGCGTTCTTGCTGGTGGTCGGTTTCGTGTTCGTCCCGCTGGGGTCGGCGCGGCTGATCGATCGCTACGCAGAGTCGGACGAGATCTTCGCTCACGACGGAGGTCGCCTGCAGGTCTGGAGCGATTCGCTGACGATGGCAGGAGAGTTGCCCTGGACCGGGAGCGGGTTCGGCACGTTTGCGACGGCGTTCCCGCTGTTCCGCTCACCCGAGGTGCGTCTGTTCTATATCCATGCACACAACGATTACGTGCAGGCCCTCGCCGAGGGCGGGCTTCTGGGTCTCCTGGGGTTCCTCCTCTTTCTGGGCCCACTGTTCCTGGCGGCCTACGATGGACTCTCCGGCCGCCACGGCTTGCTTGCCTGCGGCGCGGCGGCCGGCGTTCTGGCGGCGGCGGCCCACGCCATCGTCGATTTCAATTTTCATATTCCTGCCAACGCTGCGGCGGTCGCCGTCGTCGCCGGGGCGCTTCAGGGTTTGCGATGCAAGAACCGCAGCTGA
- a CDS encoding polysaccharide biosynthesis tyrosine autokinase, whose product MESLGHGRHLLDYWSVIVRRRWVVYLAVTGVFVAVLIGNFMLTPLYRATVTLQIERQNPNILTFRELSTVDTSWVAYSEFYETQYKILASEPVARRAVERHGLNSHPEFKAAASKPGLRQRLTSWIPRFGRGDDEPVDPIDIATTQVQIGLEINPIRKSHLVQVSYVSPDPEVAAEISNAVASAYVQFTIDSQFSTTGEAEEFLVEQVANLKTEISALEETLQDYGEIKGIISIDDSSNLTMAALQDVSRQRTDAQTQLARDEAAWLSIQEADPESIAEVRSSDLISRLREETAGYEAELSEITGRFGEEWPQVETLTSKLEQSNHRLELETGRIVDQIRAARFGAFEESRQRLASIDALLAKQETRAQKLRRDSVEFSNLHGDVKKKRETLNALIGRQNQMALSSRLKDLDQTSTNIRVMESARAPREPFRPNTKLNLVLALFCGLGFGVAMAFVLDYFDNTIGSPAELQRIISRPLLAMIPHYDGSYTDQKPVAAIPVDLAVHLDSRSSVSEAYRELRTSILLSNPGQPPRQIMVSSAMPEEGKTATAINLAIVLAQLGRRVILVDTDLRRPRLHKPLNLSNERGVSNFLSGLQPSATADVRPTQIPNLDLLPSGPIPPNPSELLNSERFKELGNALLTAGYDHIVFDCPPALSVSDPVIISHSMDQAILVVRASRTPRQSMRLAAERFEQPGACQIGVVLNDLDLSLHGSSVHGYRYYGRYDTNTESHDSPRADGTAG is encoded by the coding sequence ATGGAGTCTCTCGGCCACGGCCGTCACCTACTGGACTACTGGTCCGTCATCGTTCGACGACGGTGGGTCGTTTACCTTGCGGTGACCGGAGTGTTCGTGGCCGTCCTGATCGGCAACTTCATGCTGACGCCGCTCTACCGTGCGACCGTCACGCTCCAGATCGAACGACAGAATCCGAACATCCTCACCTTCCGCGAACTCTCGACCGTTGACACCAGCTGGGTCGCCTACTCCGAGTTCTACGAAACGCAATACAAGATCCTTGCGAGTGAACCGGTCGCCCGTCGTGCGGTCGAGCGTCACGGGCTCAACAGCCACCCCGAATTCAAGGCGGCGGCCTCGAAGCCGGGTCTACGGCAACGATTGACATCGTGGATCCCCCGCTTCGGCCGAGGCGACGACGAACCGGTCGACCCGATCGACATCGCGACCACGCAAGTTCAGATCGGCCTCGAGATCAACCCGATTCGAAAGTCGCACCTCGTCCAGGTGAGTTACGTCTCGCCGGACCCCGAGGTCGCAGCGGAAATTTCCAACGCCGTGGCGAGCGCCTACGTGCAGTTCACGATCGACTCGCAGTTCTCCACCACCGGGGAGGCCGAGGAGTTCCTCGTCGAGCAGGTCGCGAATCTCAAGACGGAGATCTCCGCTCTCGAGGAGACCCTGCAGGACTACGGTGAGATCAAGGGGATCATCTCCATCGACGACAGCAGCAACCTGACGATGGCGGCCCTGCAGGATGTCTCCCGACAGAGAACGGACGCGCAGACCCAGTTGGCCCGCGATGAGGCCGCATGGTTGTCCATCCAGGAGGCCGATCCCGAATCGATCGCGGAGGTTCGCAGCTCCGATCTGATCTCCCGGCTGCGGGAGGAGACCGCCGGGTACGAGGCCGAGTTGTCGGAGATCACCGGCCGATTCGGCGAGGAGTGGCCGCAGGTCGAAACACTGACCTCGAAACTCGAGCAGTCCAACCATCGACTTGAACTGGAGACGGGGCGCATCGTCGATCAGATCCGTGCGGCTCGCTTCGGAGCCTTCGAAGAGTCGCGCCAGAGGCTCGCCAGCATCGATGCGCTTCTCGCGAAGCAGGAGACCCGTGCTCAGAAGCTACGACGGGATTCGGTGGAGTTCAGTAATCTCCATGGCGATGTCAAGAAGAAGCGCGAGACGCTCAACGCCCTGATCGGTCGCCAGAATCAGATGGCCCTCTCCTCGCGGCTGAAGGATCTCGACCAGACTTCGACGAACATCCGCGTCATGGAGTCGGCGCGAGCCCCCCGGGAGCCGTTCCGTCCGAACACCAAACTGAACCTGGTCCTCGCTCTGTTCTGCGGTCTGGGCTTTGGCGTCGCCATGGCATTCGTGCTGGACTATTTCGACAACACGATCGGCTCTCCGGCAGAACTCCAGCGGATCATCTCTCGACCGTTGCTTGCGATGATCCCTCATTACGACGGCAGCTATACCGATCAGAAGCCGGTCGCGGCGATCCCCGTCGATCTTGCGGTTCATCTGGATTCGCGCTCGTCGGTCTCGGAGGCCTACCGAGAGCTCCGGACCTCGATTCTTCTCTCGAACCCCGGGCAGCCCCCACGACAGATCATGGTCAGTAGCGCCATGCCGGAAGAGGGCAAGACGGCAACCGCCATCAACCTTGCGATCGTCCTGGCCCAGTTGGGTCGTCGCGTCATCCTGGTGGATACGGATCTTCGGCGCCCGCGACTCCACAAGCCGCTCAACCTCTCCAACGAACGCGGGGTCAGCAACTTCCTCTCCGGGCTGCAGCCTTCCGCGACGGCGGATGTAAGACCGACGCAGATCCCCAACCTGGATCTGCTTCCGAGCGGACCGATACCGCCGAACCCCTCGGAGCTTCTGAACTCGGAGCGATTCAAGGAACTCGGCAACGCGTTGTTGACCGCGGGTTACGACCACATCGTCTTCGACTGTCCGCCGGCGCTCTCGGTCTCGGATCCGGTCATCATCTCCCATTCGATGGATCAGGCGATCCTCGTGGTACGCGCATCGCGAACCCCGAGACAGTCGATGCGTCTTGCCGCCGAACGCTTCGAACAACCCGGGGCGTGTCAGATCGGTGTCGTTCTCAACGATCTGGATCTATCCCTTCACGGCTCTTCGGTCCACGGCTATCGGTACTACGGGCGGTACGACACCAACACAGAGAGCCACGATTCCCCTCGGGCCGACGGAACAGCCGGCTAG
- a CDS encoding polysaccharide export protein, whose product MRSSSFRFVLLLMTSWLCVVAMSIGMAMAEEPLVLQARPVTDAVQDSGTPLFNSGISDYRVGRQDLLEIEVFDVEELTQTVRVGEDGSISLPLLGRLAVAGLTKSELEDLIAGLLADRYVRNPQVTVFVKEYESKKIAVSGAVKKPGTFEMLGQKTLLEMISMAGGLDVDPGKQIFIFRREHGGETRRIAIELEQLVYQADPSLNVPLAPNDIVYVPNLQTVRIFVSGAVNTPNQYDVPRDEPVTVLKAITIAGGTTERAADKRVQVIRTDEAGNRSTMLINLRKVKRGKAEDPLLQKDDIVLVPEAYF is encoded by the coding sequence ATGCGTTCATCTTCGTTCCGGTTCGTCCTGCTGCTGATGACATCCTGGCTCTGTGTCGTCGCCATGTCGATCGGGATGGCCATGGCCGAAGAGCCACTGGTCCTGCAGGCCCGACCGGTCACCGACGCCGTCCAGGACTCAGGAACGCCGCTGTTCAACTCCGGGATCTCGGACTACCGGGTCGGTCGTCAGGATCTGCTCGAGATCGAGGTCTTCGACGTCGAGGAGCTGACTCAGACCGTCCGTGTGGGTGAGGACGGCTCGATCTCGCTTCCGCTGCTCGGAAGACTGGCCGTGGCCGGTTTGACCAAGAGCGAACTGGAAGACTTGATCGCCGGCCTGCTGGCCGATCGCTACGTGCGGAACCCGCAGGTCACCGTCTTCGTCAAGGAATACGAGTCGAAGAAGATCGCGGTCAGTGGCGCCGTCAAGAAGCCCGGAACCTTCGAGATGCTCGGTCAGAAGACGCTCCTGGAGATGATCTCGATGGCCGGCGGCCTCGACGTCGATCCGGGCAAGCAGATCTTCATCTTTCGCCGGGAACACGGCGGAGAGACGCGTCGCATCGCGATTGAGCTCGAACAGTTGGTCTATCAGGCGGACCCGTCGCTGAACGTACCGCTGGCACCGAACGACATCGTCTATGTCCCCAACCTGCAGACGGTGCGGATCTTCGTCTCCGGCGCCGTCAACACACCCAATCAATATGATGTCCCCCGCGACGAGCCGGTGACGGTTCTGAAGGCGATCACGATTGCCGGCGGGACCACCGAACGTGCGGCGGACAAGCGAGTGCAGGTGATCCGTACAGACGAGGCCGGAAACCGCAGCACGATGCTCATCAACCTGCGTAAGGTCAAGCGTGGTAAGGCCGAAGATCCTCTCCTACAGAAAGACGACATCGTCCTCGTTCCGGAGGCGTATTTCTAA
- a CDS encoding outer membrane beta-barrel protein, translating into MKRPGLLLVLLTVATGSLFAADKLEPPDLERYLRWGPFRVRPGIELSNLGYDDNIFFDSGDRSSDLTATLTPKLDGLVLIGSSAFLTFRQAFDYRAYQTFTDLNYLDSRSRARMTVPFRNFGVFVDGEHARSHQRPQDQEDLRPLQISQRLRGGLIFRPSWRTEVELGLTTDRFTHEDEDAILNGQSISERLDRRSHGARLEASYLVGGRSKILLESLQRDIEFDTDAILMGSPVNRDTRERRVLAGIALDEGGRLSGTFLLGLGRIDANSPELPDLNEVIGEFELVHRLGRSTRMTLEGERKPSFAVYGANSYYLDTRVSARATHYLNRLFGMEAYGLFGSLTFPETGGVGREDDIRRYEASVLFRLSENALGREVVYRLTFGHYERDSSEAGFDQTQNTVGIGARVGF; encoded by the coding sequence ATGAAACGACCCGGCTTATTACTGGTTCTGTTGACCGTCGCGACGGGCTCGCTGTTCGCCGCGGACAAGCTCGAACCGCCGGACCTCGAACGTTATCTTCGCTGGGGTCCGTTCCGGGTACGTCCGGGCATCGAACTGTCCAATCTTGGCTACGACGACAACATCTTCTTTGATAGCGGCGACCGCTCTTCGGATCTGACAGCCACCCTCACGCCCAAACTCGACGGGCTCGTCCTGATCGGATCCTCCGCGTTCCTCACATTCCGCCAGGCGTTTGACTATCGGGCGTACCAGACGTTTACGGACCTCAACTATCTGGACTCGCGAAGCCGCGCCCGGATGACCGTTCCGTTTCGCAACTTCGGCGTGTTCGTCGATGGTGAGCATGCGCGAAGCCACCAACGCCCACAGGACCAGGAAGACCTGCGCCCGCTCCAGATCAGTCAACGACTACGGGGCGGGTTGATCTTCCGGCCCAGTTGGCGCACCGAGGTCGAACTGGGGCTGACGACGGATCGATTCACCCACGAAGACGAGGACGCGATCCTCAACGGGCAGAGTATCTCCGAGCGTCTCGATCGTCGCTCGCACGGCGCCCGTCTCGAGGCAAGCTATCTTGTTGGCGGTCGCAGCAAGATCCTGCTCGAGTCGCTGCAACGGGACATCGAGTTCGACACCGACGCGATCCTTATGGGATCGCCGGTGAACCGTGACACCCGTGAACGGCGCGTGTTGGCAGGAATCGCGCTGGACGAAGGCGGACGACTGTCGGGCACCTTCCTCCTGGGTCTGGGGAGGATCGACGCCAACAGCCCTGAACTCCCGGACCTCAACGAAGTGATCGGCGAGTTCGAGCTCGTCCACCGACTCGGCCGGAGTACGAGGATGACCCTCGAGGGCGAACGGAAGCCCTCGTTCGCCGTTTACGGTGCCAACTCGTACTACCTCGACACGCGGGTCAGTGCGCGTGCGACCCACTACCTCAACCGGCTGTTCGGCATGGAAGCCTACGGACTTTTCGGCAGCCTGACGTTTCCGGAAACCGGTGGCGTGGGTCGCGAGGACGACATCCGACGCTACGAGGCGAGTGTTCTCTTTCGACTCTCGGAGAACGCGCTCGGCCGAGAAGTAGTTTATCGCCTGACCTTTGGCCATTACGAGCGCGACTCATCGGAAGCCGGCTTCGACCAGACTCAGAACACCGTCGGGATCGGCGCCAGGGTCGGATTCTAG